The following are from one region of the Sebaldella sp. S0638 genome:
- a CDS encoding IclR family transcriptional regulator C-terminal domain-containing protein produces the protein MEETKGTLANQSAEKVLSIIEYIAKQPEACRLQDIAKDLKMSPSTVLRFLNSLLNSGYIEQDKDTSKYDLTYKICGVSNLVASKKSMRKIALPFMRNLSKMLGESVCLAIEQSSYIVYVEVVEGIDQIVKTMQRIGNSSPMHCTGVGKLFLSQYDDSQVVNFVEKMGLPKFTENTITTLYDLQKELVLVSQQGYAIDNEECEIGAKCVAVPITDYTSKIIATISITGPIFRMSDEKISEILPLIINTAKEISNKLGYNEKKS, from the coding sequence GTGGAAGAGACTAAAGGAACACTTGCCAACCAGTCGGCTGAAAAAGTTCTTTCAATTATAGAATACATAGCTAAACAGCCTGAAGCATGCAGACTACAGGATATTGCAAAAGATTTGAAAATGAGTCCCAGTACTGTACTAAGATTTCTTAATTCCTTACTTAATTCTGGATACATAGAGCAGGACAAAGACACTTCAAAATATGATTTAACCTATAAAATATGCGGTGTCTCTAATCTTGTAGCTTCTAAAAAAAGTATGAGGAAAATAGCACTGCCGTTTATGAGAAATTTAAGTAAAATGCTTGGAGAATCTGTTTGTCTGGCTATAGAGCAATCATCTTATATAGTGTATGTAGAAGTGGTGGAAGGTATTGATCAGATAGTAAAAACTATGCAGCGTATCGGCAATTCATCCCCCATGCATTGTACAGGAGTAGGGAAATTATTTCTTTCACAGTATGATGATTCTCAGGTAGTAAATTTCGTGGAGAAAATGGGGCTGCCTAAATTTACAGAAAATACCATTACTACTTTGTATGACCTTCAGAAAGAGCTTGTTCTCGTTTCACAACAGGGATATGCCATTGATAATGAAGAATGTGAAATTGGTGCAAAATGTGTTGCGGTTCCCATAACAGATTATACTTCTAAGATAATTGCTACCATAAGTATAACAGGACCTATTTTTAGAATGTCAGATGAAAAAATTTCAGAAATTCTGCCATTAATTATAAACACTGCAAAAGAAATATCAAATAAACTCGGATATAATGAAAAAAAATCATAA